Proteins encoded in a region of the Populus nigra chromosome 3, ddPopNigr1.1, whole genome shotgun sequence genome:
- the LOC133688203 gene encoding small polypeptide DEVIL 16 encodes MAGKEKSETQLHGCEPCRSFGQKCSHLVKKQRGKFYIVRRCIAMLICWHERERGEP; translated from the coding sequence ATGGCAGGCAAGGAAAAGAGTGAGACTCAGCTGCATGGTTGTGAACCTTGCAGATCGTTTGGGCAGAAGTGCAGCCATTTGGTGAAGAAGCAGAGGGGCAAATTCTATATCGTCAGGCGTTGCATAGCCATGCTTATTTGCTGGCATGAGCGTGAGCGCGGCGAGCCTTGA
- the LOC133687888 gene encoding RNA polymerase sigma factor sigF, chloroplastic → MEAGRTLLSSSPSFPTRTHLKNSLSSSVLILREQATPAVSSIPTTSTAQHFPTSVLLQEQRDEFRPLQNIFKEDRASQATLDRRKTEIGTSEHEGKDSDELDQLVENFECQLHHWPAYWNLLPPSRKGQNPSMSLTTQSVTSSTDKLIDVEPTDVINLAKRALSASKHAAFLADNNTDLDNLASTSSSSFSLEEVKIVRSRRHLARQSLNRRVPKTKDMIFETYDSKSADVQKRLSQGFDPNDPLRLFLWGPETKQLLTAKEEFELIAQIQDLMNLEGVKNRLESQFGREPTLVEWAQAVGLSCHVLKLQLHSGNRSREKLINANLRMVVHIAKRYQNRGLGLQDLLQEGTVGLMKSIEKFKPQAGCRFATYAYWWIRQTITKAIFQHSRTIRLPENVYGLLGKVMEAKRSYIQEGNHQPTAEEIARRVGIAIDKLEKLLCFTRTPLSMQQTVWSDQNTTFQEITADTEIEIPDMSVAKQLMRKHIRGLLNILSLKERRIIRLRFGIEDGKQKSLSEIGNVFGLSKERVRQLESRALYKLKQCVGSHGLDAYADLLR, encoded by the exons ATGGAGGCTGGCAGGACTTTGCTTTCTTCATCTCCATCTTTTCCTACAAGAACCCACCTCAAgaactctctctcttcttcag TTCTGATACTTCGGGAACAAGCAACTCCTGCTGTTTCTTCTATTCCAACCACTTCTACAGCTCAACATTTTCCTACTTCGGTTCTTTTACAAGAGCAGCGTGATGAGTTTAGGCCTCTCCAGAACATATTCAAGGAAGATAGAGCTTCTCAG GCAACATTGGATAGGAGGAAGACAGAGATTGGGACATCAGAGCATGAAGGGAAGGACTCTGATGAGTTAGATCAGCTGGTAGAAAACTTTGAGTGCCAGTTGCATCATTGGCCTGCTTATTGGAATCT ATTGCCACCTTCACGAAAAGGGCAAAATCCATCCATGTCCTTGACCACGCAGTCTGTTACAAGTAGTACTGACAAGCTAATTGATGTGGAACCCACTGATGTTATTAACCTTGCTAAGAGAGCTTTGTCAGCCTCAAAACATGCGGCTTTTCTTGCTGATAACAACACTGATCTTGATAATTTGGCATCCACTAG TTCATCAAGTTTTTCGCTTGAGGAGGTGAAGATTGTAAGGTCAAGACGACATTTAGCGAGGCAGTCTCTAAATCGAAGGGTGCCGAAAACAAAAGATATGATTTTTGAGACCTATGATTCTAAAAGTGCTGATGTACAGAAAAGGCTAAGCCAAGGATTTGATCCAAATGATCCCCTTAGATTGTTCCTGTGGGGTCCTGAAACAAAGCAACTTTTGACTGCTAAAGAGGAGTTTGAACTGATTGCTCAAATACAG GATTTAATGAATTTGGAGGGGGTGAAGAATAGGCTTGAATCTCAGTTTGGCCGTGAACCAACCTTGGTTGAATGGGCTCAAGCTGTTGGTCTTAGTTGTCATGTTTTGAAGTTACAACTTCACTCTGGTAACCGCAGCCGGGAGAAGCTGATTAATGCGAACTTACGGATGGTGGTTCACATAGCTAAACGTTATCAAAACCGTGGTCTTGGCCTTCAGGATTTACTGCAG GAGGGAACTGTGGGTCTTATGAAGAGCATTGAGAAATTCAAACCGCAAGCTGGTTGCCGATTTGCCACTTATGCTTATTGGTGGATAAGACAAACTATTACAAAGGCTATATTTCAACATTCTAGGACAATTCGTTTACCG GAGAATGTCTATGGCCTCTTAGGAAAGGTGATGGAAGCAAAGAGGTCATATATTCAGGAAGGAAATCATCAACCAACCGCAGAAGAAATAGCAAGACGTGTTGGAATAGCTATTGACAAATTGGAAAAGTTGCTATGTTTTACAAGAACACCACTTTCGATGCAACAAACTGTGTGGTCTGACCAAAATACTACTTTTCAA GAGATAACTGCTGACACAGAAATCGAGATACCAGATATGAGTGTGGCAAAGCAACTGATGAGAAAACATATTCGTGGGCTCCTAAATATTCTCAGCTTAAAAGAAAGACGGATAATCAGGTTAAGGTTTGGCATTGAGGAtggaaaacagaaatcactttctGAGATTGGCAATGTGTTTGGGTTGTCTAAAGAGAGGGTACGGCAATTGGAGAGCCGTGCACTGTACAAGCTTAAGCAGTGTGTTGGCAGCCATGGCCTCGATGCTTATGCAGATTTACTTAGATGA